In Chloracidobacterium sp., the following proteins share a genomic window:
- a CDS encoding elongation factor G has product MKAFATENIRNLAVIGHGDAGKTQLVSSLLHVAGSGQHRWGKVDEGTTITDYEEDSIERKVSLNNNFAHVEYKDTKINLIDTPGYAAFVSHARPALRVADCALVVVDGVHGIEVQTEKTWQYANEFLLPRFMVINKIDKEHADFGHALDTAAESFARSIVPFTLPIGSEANFKGVVDVVHQKAYEFDAEGKAKEIPIPEEGKSLFESTRERLIEIVAESDDALMEEYFENGTLPEEKIYPNLAKAIASSKLCPVYAVSSLNLVGLQILLDHIVEFAPNPATHEAEYGFADNEMQGDRITRKYSNDEPFSAYVFRTIADPFAGRITVMKVISGKVAADATVQNTTRDSAERLGALHVISGKTLDKVNEAATGDIIACVKLKDTQTGDTLADKAKPIVYPKVEYPEAAIAFAIEPKSRADEDKISAALHKILEEDPSLHFDRDPQTKEFILSGSGQLHIETVVKKLEHRYHVEVALHPPKVPYKETITQQVEVQGRHKKQSGGRGQFGDCKCIFEPLDRGAGFEWVDKIFGGAVPQNFRPAIEKGIIEAAASGSVAGYPLVDFKVTLIDGSYHTVDSDEHSFKAAGRKAFRAAMEKAKPTLLEPIMDVEVFTPQEVSGDIMGDLNSRRGRVGGMEVRGKQQVIKAKVPLSEMLDYQSKLNSVTQARGSYHMQFSHYDPLPHNLADKVVAEAIAAGRVRAHDEDE; this is encoded by the coding sequence ATGAAAGCATTCGCGACTGAGAATATACGAAACCTTGCCGTCATTGGACACGGCGACGCGGGCAAAACCCAGCTGGTAAGTTCCTTGCTCCACGTCGCCGGCAGCGGACAGCATCGCTGGGGAAAGGTCGATGAAGGGACGACCATCACCGATTACGAGGAAGATTCTATCGAGCGCAAGGTATCGCTCAACAACAACTTCGCCCACGTCGAATACAAAGACACAAAGATCAACCTTATCGACACGCCCGGATACGCCGCTTTTGTGTCGCACGCGCGCCCGGCATTACGAGTAGCCGACTGCGCTCTGGTTGTCGTTGACGGTGTTCACGGTATCGAGGTGCAGACCGAGAAGACCTGGCAGTATGCAAACGAATTCCTGCTGCCGCGCTTCATGGTCATCAACAAGATCGATAAGGAGCACGCCGATTTTGGCCACGCGCTCGACACGGCGGCAGAATCGTTCGCCCGCTCCATCGTGCCGTTCACTTTGCCGATCGGCAGCGAAGCTAATTTCAAAGGTGTCGTGGACGTTGTCCATCAGAAGGCATACGAGTTTGACGCCGAAGGCAAGGCAAAGGAGATACCGATCCCGGAAGAAGGCAAGAGCCTGTTCGAGTCGACCCGCGAACGCCTGATCGAGATCGTCGCCGAATCAGATGACGCTCTGATGGAGGAGTACTTTGAGAACGGCACGCTTCCCGAGGAGAAGATATACCCGAACCTCGCGAAAGCGATCGCATCGAGCAAGCTGTGTCCTGTTTACGCGGTCTCGTCGTTGAATCTCGTAGGCCTGCAGATACTACTCGATCACATCGTCGAATTCGCTCCGAATCCGGCCACGCACGAGGCAGAATACGGTTTCGCAGACAACGAGATGCAGGGTGATCGCATTACCCGCAAATACAGCAATGACGAGCCTTTTTCAGCCTATGTATTTCGCACGATCGCCGATCCATTTGCGGGGCGCATCACTGTGATGAAGGTGATCTCAGGCAAGGTCGCAGCCGATGCGACGGTCCAGAATACGACACGCGACAGCGCGGAACGCCTCGGTGCGCTCCATGTGATCTCGGGCAAAACGCTCGACAAGGTCAACGAGGCCGCAACCGGCGACATCATCGCCTGCGTCAAGCTCAAAGATACGCAAACCGGCGACACGCTCGCGGACAAGGCCAAGCCGATCGTCTATCCGAAGGTCGAATATCCCGAAGCCGCCATCGCTTTCGCTATCGAGCCCAAATCGCGTGCAGACGAGGACAAGATCTCGGCCGCGCTTCACAAGATCCTCGAAGAAGACCCATCGCTTCACTTTGACCGCGACCCGCAGACGAAGGAGTTTATCCTTTCGGGCAGTGGCCAACTCCACATCGAGACGGTTGTTAAGAAACTCGAACACCGCTACCACGTCGAGGTCGCTCTGCATCCGCCAAAGGTCCCTTACAAGGAAACGATCACTCAGCAGGTCGAGGTCCAGGGACGGCACAAGAAGCAGTCCGGCGGACGAGGGCAGTTTGGCGATTGCAAATGTATATTCGAGCCACTCGATCGCGGCGCGGGCTTTGAGTGGGTCGATAAGATCTTTGGCGGTGCCGTGCCGCAGAATTTCCGCCCGGCGATCGAAAAAGGCATCATCGAGGCCGCCGCGAGCGGTTCGGTCGCGGGCTATCCGCTCGTCGATTTCAAGGTCACGCTCATCGACGGCAGTTATCACACGGTGGACTCAGATGAGCATTCATTCAAGGCTGCGGGCCGCAAGGCATTCCGCGCCGCGATGGAAAAGGCCAAACCAACGCTGCTCGAACCGATCATGGACGTCGAGGTCTTCACGCCTCAGGAAGTCTCAGGCGACATCATGGGCGACCTTAATTCGCGCCGCGGCCGCGTAGGCGGCATGGAGGTCAGAGGCAAGCAGCAGGTCATCAAAGCCAAGGTGCCGCTCAGTGAGATGCTCGATTACCAATCAAAGCTCAACAGCGTCACTCAGGCCCGCGGCTCGTACCACATGCAGTTTTCGCACTACGACCCGCTGCCGCACAATCTCGCGGACAAAGTTGTCGCCGAAGCAATCGCAGCCGGCCGCGTCCGTGCACATGATGAGGATGAGTAG
- a CDS encoding AbrB/MazE/SpoVT family DNA-binding domain-containing protein — protein MSQQAKITSKGQITVPVRVREALGVKAGDKLVFDVSGDEVVVRPVRTKSVFEKYRGIGNPTIGSGRDAINKYFRELRGHEEPEK, from the coding sequence ATGAGCCAGCAAGCAAAAATAACCAGCAAAGGCCAGATCACCGTTCCCGTGCGGGTGCGCGAGGCTTTGGGAGTAAAGGCGGGCGACAAACTCGTGTTTGACGTCAGCGGTGATGAGGTTGTGGTCCGGCCGGTCCGGACGAAAAGTGTCTTTGAAAAGTATCGTGGGATCGGGAATCCCACTATCGGTTCCGGACGCGATGCGATCAATAAGTACTTTAGAGAGTTGCGCGGTCACGAAGAGCCTGAGAAATGA
- a CDS encoding DUF2911 domain-containing protein, with protein MFVTALAVADTSAQLRLPQASQKAAVSQTVGVTDVTINYFRPMAKGRKIWGEWPVKVEGEATLDNGMTRPAGAPIVPYGHVWRTGANAATQFTVTDDVRINGQHLAAGTYSLHSIPGQGEWVFIFNSVAEQGGSFNYDKAKDVLRVKAKPEWDAEHQEALGFTIEPESESTAKVVLRWEKLRVPFTLEINNPSDTVVMRAAKVIKDAKADDFDTPFRAANYARDKKLNTVATRWYTQALSAAEAEIKAGETFRGYSRKFNALAALGRNSEAIAAGEKAVSLGKAATPKVDTAALEKRIADIKSGKN; from the coding sequence ATGTTCGTCACAGCCCTTGCCGTCGCGGACACGTCAGCTCAGCTTCGACTGCCCCAGGCGTCGCAAAAAGCAGCGGTCTCGCAGACCGTCGGCGTAACGGACGTAACGATCAATTATTTTCGGCCAATGGCCAAGGGCCGCAAGATATGGGGCGAATGGCCCGTCAAGGTCGAGGGTGAAGCCACACTCGACAACGGAATGACGCGTCCCGCGGGGGCTCCGATCGTGCCTTACGGCCACGTCTGGCGCACCGGCGCAAACGCCGCTACGCAGTTCACCGTCACGGATGACGTGCGCATCAATGGCCAACATCTCGCGGCGGGCACCTATAGCCTGCACTCGATCCCCGGCCAGGGCGAGTGGGTGTTTATCTTTAACTCCGTCGCAGAGCAGGGCGGCAGCTTCAACTATGACAAGGCCAAGGACGTACTGCGTGTCAAGGCAAAGCCCGAGTGGGATGCCGAACATCAGGAAGCCTTGGGCTTCACTATCGAGCCGGAATCAGAGAGTACCGCAAAGGTCGTCCTGAGATGGGAAAAGCTTCGTGTGCCGTTTACGCTGGAGATAAACAATCCAAGTGATACTGTCGTCATGAGGGCAGCAAAAGTTATCAAAGATGCAAAGGCGGATGACTTTGATACGCCGTTTCGCGCCGCCAATTATGCTCGCGACAAGAAGCTGAACACAGTTGCCACGAGATGGTACACACAGGCCCTGTCCGCCGCCGAGGCCGAGATCAAGGCGGGCGAGACATTCCGCGGCTATAGCCGGAAATTCAATGCCCTTGCCGCCCTGGGACGTAATTCAGAGGCCATCGCCGCCGGTGAAAAAGCCGTCTCGCTCGGCAAGGCCGCAACGCCCAAGGTCGATACCGCCGCGCTCGAAAAGCGCATAGCCGATATCAAATCCGGAAAGAACTAG
- a CDS encoding serine hydrolase, translating to MLRDLALFLVFLASLFTGCASVAPDAISGPTIPPPAAAAAATPLPKLELKRDAALEAEIVRIASAAKGKVGVAAVAIDSGDAALVNADGHYPMQSVYKLPIAMAVMEQAMLGKLNMDTNVRVTKDDMVREGMSSRLRDIAPDGGEYSVRDLVRFALVESDGTASDVLMRAAGGAGEVQAYLTQIGISDIKVVNTEKELGGDWQSQYANYATPSAAVELLRFLDPCLNAALDDPKTCRIPGPPVARRSSAMLDEKLIFTSMQESNPGARRLKGMLPKGTIVAHKTGTGGTQDGITGATNDIGIVTLPNGKHFAIAVFVSDSPADEATREAVIARIAKAVWDAWAK from the coding sequence ATGTTAAGAGATCTCGCTCTTTTTCTCGTTTTTCTAGCATCTCTTTTCACCGGCTGTGCGAGCGTGGCCCCAGACGCGATCTCGGGGCCAACTATCCCGCCACCGGCGGCTGCCGCGGCCGCAACGCCGTTGCCCAAGCTCGAATTGAAGCGCGACGCTGCTCTCGAGGCTGAGATCGTCCGTATTGCCTCGGCCGCAAAGGGCAAGGTTGGCGTGGCAGCGGTCGCGATCGACAGCGGTGACGCCGCGTTGGTGAATGCCGACGGGCATTATCCGATGCAGAGCGTTTACAAGCTGCCCATCGCGATGGCCGTGATGGAGCAAGCCATGCTCGGCAAGCTCAACATGGATACGAACGTGCGAGTGACAAAGGATGACATGGTGCGCGAGGGGATGAGTTCGCGGCTGAGGGACATAGCTCCCGATGGTGGCGAGTATAGCGTGCGCGACCTGGTCCGCTTCGCTCTCGTCGAATCGGACGGCACGGCGAGCGACGTTCTGATGCGTGCCGCGGGCGGGGCCGGCGAGGTTCAGGCTTACCTCACCCAGATCGGCATCTCGGACATAAAGGTCGTTAACACGGAGAAGGAACTAGGCGGTGATTGGCAGTCGCAATATGCGAACTATGCAACGCCGTCCGCGGCGGTCGAACTCCTGCGTTTCCTTGATCCTTGCCTCAATGCGGCTCTGGATGATCCGAAGACATGCCGAATTCCGGGGCCGCCCGTTGCCCGGCGTTCGTCGGCGATGCTCGACGAAAAGCTCATCTTTACCTCGATGCAAGAATCAAACCCCGGCGCCCGCCGGTTGAAGGGCATGCTGCCAAAGGGAACCATTGTCGCCCATAAGACCGGCACAGGCGGGACGCAGGACGGCATCACCGGTGCGACCAACGACATCGGAATCGTGACGCTGCCGAACGGCAAGCATTTTGCAATTGCGGTATTTGTCTCTGATTCGCCGGCGGATGAGGCAACTCGCGAAGCGGTGATAGCTCGAATCGCCAAAGCCGTGTGGGATGCCTGGGCGAAGTAA
- a CDS encoding type IV pilus twitching motility protein PilT, which translates to MATRIDDLLRMAMSFGASDLHLRAGSNPVIRVTGELKPLSGVSKLSQDETLEMAFSMMSNRQKQHFKEAYEVDIGYGVPGLGRFRVNIFQQRNSIGIVARVISDTVKNFSELGLPPILSKIADENRGLILVTGTTGSGKSTTLSAIVDHINDARNCHIVTIEDPIEFLHKDKQSFITQREVDVDTRSFAEALRGSLRQDPDVILVGEMRDLETIETALVAAETGHLVLSTLHTLDAPETLTRIISAFPPYQQKSIRLQLAGLLKAVVSQRLMKSAKGNSRIPAVEVLVSTPLIRDYILHEDKTSSIRDAIAAGTSQYGMQTFDQSLFYLYQSGLITLDEALRGSTNPDEFRLRLAGIQNTTTSSREEMEKNSGVVAVTDVIERN; encoded by the coding sequence ATGGCAACACGGATCGATGATCTTTTGCGGATGGCGATGAGTTTTGGGGCGTCGGACCTGCATTTGCGGGCCGGGTCGAATCCTGTTATCCGCGTGACGGGCGAGCTAAAGCCGCTTTCGGGCGTGAGCAAGCTGTCGCAGGACGAGACGCTTGAGATGGCGTTCTCGATGATGTCGAACCGGCAAAAGCAGCATTTCAAAGAGGCCTACGAGGTCGACATCGGTTATGGCGTTCCGGGGCTTGGGCGATTTCGCGTAAATATCTTTCAGCAGCGCAATTCGATCGGCATCGTCGCCCGCGTGATCTCGGACACGGTCAAGAATTTCTCCGAGCTCGGCCTGCCGCCCATCCTCAGCAAGATCGCCGACGAGAATCGCGGCCTGATCCTCGTCACCGGCACGACCGGCTCGGGCAAATCGACAACGCTCTCAGCCATCGTCGATCACATCAACGATGCGCGCAATTGCCACATCGTCACTATCGAGGACCCGATCGAGTTTCTTCACAAGGACAAACAGTCGTTCATCACCCAGCGTGAAGTGGATGTTGATACACGGTCGTTTGCTGAGGCCCTGCGCGGGTCTCTGCGCCAAGACCCTGATGTGATCCTCGTCGGCGAAATGCGTGACCTTGAGACGATCGAAACCGCGCTTGTCGCCGCCGAGACCGGCCACCTCGTGCTCTCGACATTGCACACGCTGGACGCGCCCGAGACGCTCACTAGAATTATCTCCGCGTTTCCACCGTATCAGCAGAAGTCAATAAGGTTACAGTTAGCAGGGCTGCTAAAGGCGGTAGTGTCGCAGCGCCTGATGAAGAGCGCTAAAGGAAATAGCCGAATTCCCGCCGTTGAGGTATTAGTGTCCACACCGCTGATAAGGGATTACATCCTGCACGAGGACAAGACGTCGAGCATCCGCGACGCGATCGCCGCCGGCACGTCGCAATACGGAATGCAGACATTTGACCAATCGCTGTTTTACCTCTACCAATCGGGCCTCATCACGTTGGACGAAGCGTTGCGCGGCTCGACAAACCCGGACGAATTCCGACTACGTCTTGCCGGCATTCAAAACACCACGACATCTTCGCGCGAAGAGATGGAAAAAAACTCCGGCGTCGTCGCCGTCACCGACGTCATCGAGCGAAACTGA
- a CDS encoding type II toxin-antitoxin system VapC family toxin has protein sequence MTTALDTNILVALWDRNDLISIPARRALDAALDRGGLVVSGPVFAELLADPRRSEYFIEGFFKETGISIDWTLDEAIWRVAGLAFQTYTKRRRRQKTGAPRRILTDFLIGAHALVRKYPLLTFDTGHFRAAFPTLRMICE, from the coding sequence ATGACAACGGCGCTCGACACGAATATTCTGGTGGCCCTGTGGGACCGGAATGATCTTATCAGTATTCCGGCGCGCCGCGCGCTGGATGCCGCTTTGGATCGCGGCGGTTTAGTCGTCAGTGGCCCGGTCTTCGCTGAACTTCTCGCTGATCCCCGTAGGAGCGAGTATTTCATCGAAGGCTTTTTCAAGGAGACCGGCATTAGTATCGACTGGACGCTTGACGAAGCCATTTGGCGAGTAGCCGGCCTAGCTTTCCAAACCTACACCAAGCGGCGCCGACGGCAGAAGACCGGTGCGCCGCGCAGAATACTTACAGATTTCCTCATCGGCGCCCACGCATTAGTTAGAAAGTATCCCTTACTCACGTTCGATACCGGTCATTTCAGAGCCGCGTTCCCTACACTTAGGATGATCTGCGAATAG
- a CDS encoding UDP-N-acetylmuramate dehydrogenase yields the protein MRLEIQTNVQLAPLTTLGIGGPARFFVRAESEEALVEALRYADEHALAVFILGGGSNVLIADAGFNGLVIQVAITGSKRSVQGSESGVSQITVGAGEDWDGFVAWCVDQKLAGVECLSGIPGTVGGTPVQNVGAYGQEVSETIVSVRCLDRTTGEFVSLSNAECGFSYRRSIFNTVQRDRYVVTAVTFDLVKGGDAKVAYPDLERALPSSIYSRWACDSSKDGDPSWLYRSPWYVRYIVLNLRGRKSMVIDKDDPNTRSAGSFFKNSIVRAEVFDKIKAEHPDVPSFPADDDMIKIPAAWLIENAGFEKGFALGNAGISSNHTLALINRGGATAAEIITLKEAVQAGVRAKFDIDLVPEPLLIGFD from the coding sequence ATGAGACTCGAGATCCAAACCAATGTTCAGCTTGCTCCGCTGACGACACTCGGCATCGGCGGGCCGGCTCGATTTTTTGTGAGGGCCGAGAGCGAAGAGGCGCTTGTCGAGGCCCTGCGTTACGCGGATGAACATGCGTTGGCGGTCTTCATTCTCGGCGGCGGGAGCAACGTGCTGATCGCCGATGCCGGATTCAATGGCCTCGTCATTCAGGTCGCGATAACCGGTTCAAAGCGTAGCGTTCAGGGTTCAGAGTCGGGCGTATCGCAGATAACCGTCGGCGCGGGCGAGGATTGGGATGGATTCGTCGCGTGGTGCGTCGATCAGAAACTTGCCGGCGTAGAATGTCTGAGCGGCATTCCCGGCACAGTCGGCGGCACGCCCGTGCAAAATGTCGGCGCATATGGCCAGGAAGTCTCGGAAACTATCGTGTCCGTCCGGTGTCTGGACCGCACGACGGGCGAATTTGTCAGCCTCTCCAATGCTGAATGTGGGTTTTCATATCGCCGCAGTATTTTTAACACTGTCCAACGGGACAGATATGTCGTGACGGCGGTGACCTTCGATCTCGTCAAGGGCGGTGATGCCAAGGTCGCATATCCTGACCTTGAAAGAGCCTTGCCTTCCTCGATATATTCGCGCTGGGCATGCGACAGCAGCAAGGATGGCGACCCGTCCTGGCTTTACCGTTCACCTTGGTACGTGCGCTATATCGTCCTCAATCTGCGCGGACGAAAATCGATGGTGATCGACAAGGACGACCCTAATACGCGAAGCGCCGGTTCCTTTTTTAAGAATTCGATAGTCAGAGCAGAGGTCTTCGACAAGATCAAAGCTGAACATCCCGACGTGCCGAGTTTTCCGGCCGATGACGATATGATCAAAATTCCGGCGGCGTGGCTTATCGAAAATGCCGGATTCGAGAAAGGGTTCGCTCTTGGCAATGCCGGCATTTCATCAAACCACACTCTTGCACTGATCAACCGCGGTGGTGCGACGGCCGCTGAGATCATCACCCTAAAGGAGGCTGTGCAGGCGGGTGTGCGTGCAAAATTCGACATTGACCTCGTGCCCGAACCGCTGCTAATCGGCTTCGATTAG
- a CDS encoding tetratricopeptide repeat protein codes for MLIRKRGIKTIGTAVLAVSLWIIPDPSAAQDLVNFGSITGGASVFVFRAAARAVKKFVSSVKPTRTKAQRIDTVKKVRKQFETIAKVKPNRNRATVVDPLKLPKNIRTMPASEGSKLFAGVGEYYNENGDYDKAIGFFLDAVNLDDKNTAAKAGLSDTYAMKGNDLLVKDQAALAKGFFLEALKYDVTNSAAYFGLAEVYSALDQYPEAIANYEKSLEGDKDLTEILVPLGILYYQNGEIDKADQMLTKALAASGESAETQFFLGLVRSSQGRNDEAAVAFNRAKTIDPKMEEAFFQSGEVLSRLGRPVEAVDDYKRAVEMRPAYFEAWLGLGEAYYELKNYPEAVNAYKMAIKLRNDNWEAYLGLGESYRQTSEFNLAKANYDNAGTFLKRQKDFNKETAADIYSKIGYVVGRQCEINIKNFVACNWGSAVRALEEAVRLADNPLDKANLGWAYYNYARMDIDARMPDAARPKLELAKANLQAALATANETTADGVRQNLGAVLIDLGDFTGAVEALKPVVEHRPDWTFSAYALGTAYFKLNDFNNAAKVFKAGVEKDPDNASMLSSLGFSEVKRKNGKEVKRIIGKLRDLNRIPEALQLEKEAKIAKVI; via the coding sequence ATGCTCATTCGCAAGCGTGGTATCAAGACTATCGGGACGGCCGTTTTGGCGGTATCCCTGTGGATAATCCCCGATCCTTCGGCCGCGCAGGACTTGGTCAATTTCGGCAGCATCACGGGCGGGGCGAGCGTTTTTGTATTCCGCGCCGCGGCTCGGGCAGTAAAGAAATTCGTCTCGTCCGTCAAGCCGACGAGGACCAAAGCGCAGCGGATCGATACCGTGAAGAAGGTCCGAAAGCAATTTGAGACGATCGCGAAGGTCAAGCCGAACCGCAATCGGGCGACCGTCGTCGACCCGCTGAAGCTTCCCAAGAATATCAGGACGATGCCCGCCTCTGAGGGCTCGAAGCTGTTTGCCGGTGTCGGCGAGTATTACAACGAAAATGGAGATTATGACAAGGCGATCGGCTTCTTCCTGGACGCCGTCAATCTCGATGACAAGAACACGGCCGCAAAGGCCGGCTTGAGCGATACCTACGCGATGAAGGGCAACGACCTGCTCGTCAAGGACCAGGCGGCCTTGGCAAAGGGCTTTTTCCTTGAGGCCCTGAAGTACGATGTTACGAATTCGGCGGCGTATTTCGGCCTCGCCGAGGTCTACTCCGCACTTGACCAGTATCCTGAGGCGATCGCCAACTATGAGAAGTCGCTCGAGGGCGACAAGGACCTGACGGAGATCCTCGTTCCGCTCGGCATTCTCTATTACCAGAACGGTGAGATCGATAAGGCTGACCAGATGTTGACCAAGGCACTGGCTGCATCGGGCGAGTCGGCCGAGACGCAGTTCTTCCTTGGCCTTGTCCGTTCGTCACAGGGGCGAAACGACGAGGCGGCAGTGGCCTTCAATCGAGCAAAGACCATTGATCCAAAGATGGAAGAGGCATTCTTCCAGTCAGGCGAGGTCCTGTCGCGGCTTGGCCGCCCGGTAGAGGCAGTCGATGATTATAAGCGGGCGGTCGAGATGCGGCCGGCCTACTTCGAGGCATGGCTCGGCCTAGGCGAGGCGTACTACGAGCTAAAGAACTATCCTGAGGCCGTCAACGCGTACAAGATGGCGATAAAGCTAAGGAATGATAACTGGGAAGCCTATCTCGGCCTTGGCGAATCGTACCGGCAGACCTCAGAGTTTAACCTGGCAAAGGCCAACTACGACAACGCGGGCACATTTCTAAAGCGGCAAAAGGACTTTAACAAAGAGACGGCCGCCGATATTTACAGCAAGATCGGCTACGTGGTGGGCCGCCAGTGTGAGATCAATATCAAGAATTTCGTCGCCTGCAACTGGGGCTCGGCCGTAAGAGCGCTTGAGGAGGCCGTGCGGCTTGCCGACAATCCGCTCGACAAAGCGAACCTCGGTTGGGCCTACTACAACTATGCCAGAATGGACATTGACGCCCGCATGCCCGACGCCGCAAGGCCAAAGCTCGAACTCGCAAAGGCCAATCTGCAGGCCGCGCTTGCGACGGCAAACGAGACAACTGCCGACGGCGTGCGGCAGAATCTCGGAGCCGTCCTCATTGACCTTGGCGACTTTACGGGAGCAGTCGAGGCACTGAAACCGGTCGTCGAGCATCGGCCCGACTGGACATTTTCGGCATATGCGCTGGGGACCGCGTATTTCAAGCTGAACGATTTTAACAACGCCGCGAAGGTATTTAAGGCGGGTGTTGAGAAGGATCCTGACAACGCGTCGATGCTGTCGAGTCTCGGGTTCTCAGAGGTAAAACGAAAGAATGGCAAAGAGGTGAAACGCATAATCGGGAAGCTCAGAGACCTTAACCGCATTCCGGAGGCACTGCAGCTTGAGAAAGAGGCCAAGATCGCAAAAGTGATATAG
- a CDS encoding SMP-30/gluconolactonase/LRE family protein: MSRAGKILGVEPSFAIAGGEVAVACEGFRAEHGSGHKVFVGGAECKISGASSSRVLVRVPNDAGEGLSRIHFELNGQRSELFPITVGKLLTDGMHIVANPAVDPSDDALVLTRSGSRGQHLDATLFRLEPDGYLDEMPESILNPTGIAFDREGQLFVTNRAQGEVYVVGRDGSSSVFATGLGIATGIAFDADDVMHVGDRMGTIWRVYDVGEAEAIATLDASVAAYHLAFGPDGRLYVTAPGLASRDAVWAVDRRGEVSEFFRGFGRPQGLAFDKLGNLYVAACYQGRHGIARITPDGKGCEQFVAGDNVVGLCFTRQGDMIVATSDSVYSLRCGIEGTLL; this comes from the coding sequence ATGTCAAGAGCCGGGAAGATATTGGGTGTTGAGCCTTCGTTTGCTATCGCGGGCGGAGAGGTTGCTGTTGCGTGCGAGGGGTTTCGGGCCGAGCATGGGTCGGGGCACAAGGTGTTTGTCGGCGGGGCAGAGTGCAAGATAAGCGGGGCGTCGAGTTCGCGGGTGTTGGTGAGGGTGCCGAACGACGCTGGGGAAGGGCTGTCACGGATACATTTTGAGCTCAATGGACAGCGGAGCGAGCTGTTTCCGATCACGGTCGGAAAGCTGCTGACGGACGGGATGCATATTGTGGCGAATCCGGCGGTCGATCCGTCGGATGACGCGTTGGTGCTGACGAGGTCCGGATCGCGGGGACAGCATCTCGATGCGACGCTGTTTCGATTGGAGCCGGACGGCTATCTTGACGAGATGCCCGAGTCGATTCTCAATCCGACCGGAATTGCGTTTGACCGCGAAGGCCAGCTGTTTGTCACGAATCGCGCGCAGGGGGAGGTTTACGTCGTGGGCCGCGATGGGAGCAGTTCGGTGTTTGCGACGGGGCTTGGGATCGCGACGGGAATTGCCTTTGACGCCGATGACGTAATGCACGTCGGCGACCGGATGGGCACGATCTGGCGCGTGTATGACGTCGGCGAGGCTGAGGCGATTGCCACACTCGACGCCTCGGTCGCGGCATATCACCTCGCATTTGGCCCCGACGGCCGATTGTATGTCACGGCTCCGGGCCTCGCCAGCCGCGATGCGGTCTGGGCCGTCGATAGGCGAGGGGAGGTGAGCGAATTCTTCCGCGGCTTTGGCCGCCCGCAGGGCCTGGCATTTGATAAGTTGGGTAATCTCTACGTCGCTGCCTGCTACCAGGGCCGCCACGGCATCGCCCGCATCACGCCCGACGGCAAGGGCTGCGAACAATTCGTCGCCGGCGATAACGTCGTCGGGCTCTGCTTCACCCGTCAGGGCGACATGATCGTCGCCACATCCGACAGCGTGTACTCATTGCGTTGCGGGATCGAAGGAACACTCTTGTAA
- a CDS encoding cytochrome c3 family protein, translating into MRMKLWSIVFAVTIATGVGGFAAFDAFTRASAQTTSPDDKKMPDVVMLGKEAKLGPVTFNHIKHNGGAYNIDKNSPIACISCHHAARPQGEIAKYPPLKTAWPADRTTTLTAESFAKDPNGSGVVGCSSCHAREGQKPKLLDANPQIKHESSPALITLNNQQAMHRACAGCHVEVRKTFPASKGPVTAQCMMCHKKAA; encoded by the coding sequence ATGAGAATGAAATTGTGGTCGATAGTGTTCGCTGTCACGATCGCGACAGGCGTGGGTGGTTTCGCGGCTTTTGACGCATTTACGAGAGCCAGTGCACAGACAACATCTCCGGACGATAAGAAGATGCCCGACGTCGTCATGCTCGGTAAGGAAGCCAAGCTTGGGCCGGTGACATTCAATCACATCAAGCACAACGGCGGCGCATATAATATCGACAAGAACTCGCCGATCGCCTGCATCTCGTGTCACCATGCGGCCCGGCCGCAGGGCGAGATCGCAAAGTATCCTCCGCTCAAGACGGCGTGGCCCGCTGACCGGACCACGACGCTGACGGCGGAGTCATTTGCCAAAGACCCGAACGGTTCGGGCGTCGTCGGCTGCTCAAGCTGTCATGCCCGTGAAGGGCAAAAGCCGAAATTGCTTGACGCCAACCCACAGATCAAACACGAGAGCAGCCCAGCGCTCATCACGCTTAACAACCAACAGGCTATGCACCGTGCGTGTGCCGGCTGTCACGTTGAGGTGAGAAAGACGTTCCCGGCGTCAAAAGGCCCGGTCACAGCACAGTGCATGATGTGCCATAAGAAGGCTGCATAG